A region of Emys orbicularis isolate rEmyOrb1 chromosome 20, rEmyOrb1.hap1, whole genome shotgun sequence DNA encodes the following proteins:
- the LOC135892502 gene encoding single-pass membrane and coiled-coil domain-containing protein 3-like has protein sequence MSWSDILYPDNPARREKVVRLHQELIDCIELNFDTTNELIGVLNTHCQFKLHPIKMNRNGTVRENCDILLAAIKSIQDTLQAIDARLKSELEPDLYRKLHDFQEPDAKKMQILRNVATVVSGLAGTVAMGIFIKLALSQVVSRVLTQTTMVLAKIGASVIGAVAGMILGVGVDLILSAILGAVERDHLEAKIQELSALVSEFKPASREYNKTIIKISCTLP, from the coding sequence ATGTCCTGGAGCGATATCCTGTACCCAGACAACCCAGCGAGGCGGGAGAAGGTGGTGCGGTTACACCAGGAGCTGATCGACTGCATAGAGCTCAATTTTGATACCACCAACGAGCTGATTGGAGTCTTAAACACACACTGTCAGTTCAAGTTGCACCCCATTAAGATGAACAGGAACGGCACCGTCCGGGAGAACTGCGACATACTCCTCGCAGCCATAAAGTCCATCCAAGACACGCTGCAGGCCATCGATGCAAGGTTGAAGAGCGAACTGGAGCCAGATCTCTACCGAAAGCTTCACGATTTCCAGGAGCCTGATGCCAAGAAGATGCAGATTCTGCGCAATGTGGCCACGGTGGTGAGCGGCCTCGCTGGGACCGTGGCCATGGGGATCTTCATCAAGCTGGCGTTATCGCAGGTGGTGAGCAGAGTCCTGACCCAAACGACCATGGTCTTGGCCAAGATCGGTGCCTCTGTGATAGGCGCCGTGGCTGGCATGATACTGGGCGTGGGTGTCGACTTGATTCTCAGCGCGATCCTGGGCGCTGTAGAGAGAGACCACCTGGAGGCGAAGATTCAGGAGCTCAGTGCGCTGGTGAGCGAGTTCAAGCCAGCCTCCCGTGAGTATAACAAAACCATCATAAAGATCAGCTGCACGCTGCCATAG